The genomic stretch CGTTTAGATGTTTGATTTTTGCTTCTAGTTCCTCTAGCTCCTCAGGAGTGACAAGATCAGTCTTATTGAGCAAAATCACATCCGCAAAGCCAATTTGTTCGAGAACTTCGCGATCGCCCCAATGTTGTTGGACATGCTTAGCATCAACTACTGTGACAACCGCATCTAATGCCACTTGCCGATGAATATCCTCATCCATAAAAAAGGTCTGCACAACAGGGCCGGGATCGGCTAAACCTGTGGTCTCAATTAAAAGATGATCGAATTTGTTGCGGCGGCGCATCAGGTTGCCAATAATCCGAATCAGATCGCCGCGCACGGTGCAGCAAATACAACCATTGTTCATCTCAAAGATTTCTTCGTCAGCACCGATGACCAATTGTTGATCGATGCCTACCTCACCAAATTCATTAACGATGACCGCGACTTTTTTACCATGCTCAGCCGTCAGAATGTGATTGAGTAAAGTAGTTTTGCCTGCACCAAGAAAGCCAGTCAGGACGGTAGCGGGGACTTGTGCGGATGCGATGCTCATAGACTATGCCAATTGCCTGCAATACTGATAAAAAAATGGACTAAATCAAATTATAGCGTTCTTACTTTGTAGCGATTTTTAACCACCACCAACAATGGTGACGATTTCTAGGCGATCGCGGTTTTGGATAATTGTGTTTTCCCAGAGTTGACGATGTAAGATCTCGCCATTGTACTCCACCGCTACTAAGCGCGGATTTAGCCCTAAATATTTCAGCAATTCGATCATGGTGAGATTTGGCTCACATGTGCGATCATCACCATTTACTTGCAACGTAATCATAGATATAAGTTTAAATTTCAATTTTTCAGAGCGTTTACAGTGTTTTGCACGTTCTTAAGAGTGTGTTTGAGAAGTACCTATTTAGCATAAATTTCTGCTTTTACCCCCCTTAATCCCCCCTTACAAAGGGGGGAAACTCAAATCCTCCCCCTTACAAAGGGGGAGTTAGAGGGGGTAAAAACTTTTCAAACACGCTCTCAAACCTAAGTTAAGTTTTTAAAGTATTGCGTTGCAATACTTTAAAAATTGACTCAAGCCTAAACTGGCAGTAATTAGATTTCATCCTGTATGGTGAAGTTTTTTAGCGCAATGGGTTAAAAAACTTCACACAAGCGACTGGAGATGCTGTAATTACATCATCTTAGAGGTCTTAACACTTCAATACTAAAACGATACCTGTGTGTCTATGTCTCAATCTACATCAGCAAATATGCCAGACTTACCTGCGATCGCCACTAATACAGACATAGGGCTGAGTGAGGCTGAGGTCGCCGATAGAAAACGGCGTGGTGATATTAACGTCGTGGTCATGCGATCGAGCCGTACCTATAAGGACATCTTCCAAGAAAATGTTTTTACATTATTTAATGTTACCTTCGGAGTCGTTTTAGTCCTAATGACCGCGCTAGGACAGTTTACCGATGCGATCTTTTCAGGATTTTCGGTATTTATGAATATTCTGGTGGGGGTTGCCCAAGAAATTCAAGCCAAGCTGACGCTGGATAAACTCGCCTTGTTATCGGTGCAAAAGGTGAAGGTGCGGCGGGATGGCGAAACAAAGGAAGTCCCTGTTGGCGAGTTGGTGCGCGATGATTTGATTGAGTTAAGTCCAGGCGATCGCGCTCCTGTGGATGGGGCGGTACTGATTTCCCAAAATGTGGAAATGGATGAGTCATTACTCACAGGCGAATCTGATCCCGTTGCTAAACAAATTGGTGATATTGTTCTGTCTGGTTCTTTTTGTTTGGCAGGAAGTTGCGTATTTCGGGCGGAGAAGATTGGCAATGAAAGCTATGCAGTGAAGCTATCCCAGTCTTCAAGGGTCTATAAACGAGTATTTACCCCTTTACAGAAAAAGATTGATGTTTTAGTAGAAATCTTTATTCTTGTTCTAATTGTCGCTGCCTTTCTACACCTTGCCTCTAGCCTCAATTCGGGACGTTCGATTGTTGATACAGTTCGCTATTCCTCGGTTATTATTAATAGCTTTGTACCCGCGGGGCTAATTCTTTCGATTAGTGTTGCCTTTGCGATCGGCGCAGTGGAGATTAGTAAGCGACGCACCTTAATTCAAAAAATTAATGCCGTTGACTCGATGAATAGTGTGCGGATTCTCTGTACTGATAAAACGGGTACATTGACCCAAAACAAATTGGTGGTGAAGTCAATTGTGCCTTTAGGTGATACTGATGAAGATTCACTCAGAGAATTAATTGCGCTCTATACAAACTTAATGGGAACACAGAATAGTAGCGCTAAAGCGATGGCAGCATTTACGGATAAACCCCGATCACCATCACAGTTTGTGAGTGAAGTCCCTTTTAGTTCTAGTCGGAAATGGGGGGCGATCACTATTGATATCGGTACAACGATCATGGTTGGTGCGCCTGAAATTTTATTCACCAGTCCTGAGACTCAAGAACAAGCCAAGCAATATGGTAGACAGGGCTTGCGGGCGATCGCAGTAGTCAGCAGTGAAGATAGCATTGATGCGACTGATAAAAATCCTGCATTACCCAATAACAGACGCGATCGCGGTATCGTTCTGCTCGAAGACAGTCTGCGTCCCGATGTGATTGATACAATTGCCGAATTGCAAAACAAAAATATTCGGCTTAAAGTTATTTCAGGGGATAGCGTAGAAACGGTTGCCTCAATTGCGCGTCAAGCAGGAATTGCAGTTCCCGATGATGCTGTGTTTACGCAAAAGACCTTAGAGGAAATGGATGCGTCCACCTTTAGTCGTTCTGCCGCCTATGGCTCCGTATTTGGCAGAATTACCCCTGACATGAAACGTCGGCTCATTTCGGCAATGGTGAAGCGGGGTGGTTATGTGGGCATGGTTGGTGATGGGGTGAATGATGTACCTGCCTTTAAGGAAGCACAACTGGCAATCGCCATGAATGACGGTGCACAGATTAGCAAAGATGTCGCTGATATTGTCTTATTAGATAACAATCTCTCGGCCCTACCGCAAGCTTTCACCGCAGGCGATGAGATCAAACAAAAGATTCTCTCTTCTGCTTTGCTCTACCTCACCAAAAATATTATGGTGATTCTCACAATTTCCTTTGCGGGATTTGTGCAGCTTCCTTTTCCTGTAGAACCTCGCCATATGACAGTTTTGACGATGGCGGTAGTTGGTTTACCGACGATCTGGATTGCCTTTGGTTGGCTCAAACCTAGACGTTTAGAAAACTTCCTGCGGGATGTTCTTGGTTACAGTTCCATTGCAGGGATCTTTGGGGCGATCGCTATGACTACAGGTTATGTCTTTTCCTATTACATCAGTGGTTGGGCTTTACTGAGAACGCCCAATAGTACTACGATGATTGACTCAGATATATTTCAAGATATTGCCAAAGGTCAAGCCCAATGCGTTAGTACGATCATTGGCACAATTTTCTGTCTATTAGTATTTTGGACTTTAACTAATGTTTCGATATGGAAAGTCCAAACCTTTGCGAAAAATTCTACAGCCACAATTCTTGGTATTGTCTCGGTTGGTTTATCTATTCTATTGATGTTGCTATTTCCTACATTCTTTCAAGTGGAAGTTCCCGATCAATTTGGTTGGGCAATGATTATCTTTTTGCCAACTGCAAGTTATTACCTATTGAGAATGTTGCAATCAAGTAAGCTATTTCGTCATTTGCCACGCTATCTCAGCCAACCATAAATTTAGGTTTCACCTATCTGAATTCTCAGAAATCAACAACTTGGAAGAATGAACTAAAGAACCTATGAAACATAAAACCAGCAAACGCCCGATCGCGATTACTATGTTAGCAACTACAATGATTGGCTCTAGTCTCTTGCTAATTTGCGATCGTCTATTTAACTTCTATATTTATCGCTTAATAGAAGCAAGTTCCCCTTTATTAGATAGTAATTCAACCAATTTACAAGTTGTGTCGGGAATTGCCTTCTTAGGTTTTGGATTTGTACCACTATTGTTAGCGATCGGTTTATTTTATTTAAAGTCTTGGGCTAGGTTTCTCAGTATTTTTCTCTTTAGTGCGGTGATGTTTCCCTCGATCGCAGCATCTTTGCACTGGGTATCACCACCCTCAGCAACTAAGCTTTTAGCAATTCCCACAGTTTTTGATGATGCCCTCAGTGTTAATGTTGATGAACCAGTGTCTCGTCTGATGCTATTAAATCCATATATCGCGATTGGTAGTGCGATCGCCCTTGCGATCTTACTCACCCCTTCGATTGGTAAAGCTTTTCGGCATCGCCATATTCCTACCCATGAAGAAGATTAGATGGCGATCGCCATTCTCAATGGTTGGTGAAAGAGAAACCCAAAGAGCTTCTCTTTCACCAATTTATTTAGTGATTTCTTCGATATAGACACGATTACCACCAGATTTTTGGGCTTGCTCAAGCGATTGCTGCGATAGAGATACAAGTTCATTAAAACTCACCTCGTACTCATCACTAGAAGCCGTTGGGATCTTTTGATCTCCTAAATATTGCACTACGCCACCAATGCTGATGGTAAGAGGAAATAGCAATCCTGAAGAAACTGAGATGGGATGACTACGAATACTTGTCAATAAATCATTAGCAAGTTGCAAGCCATTGTTAGCCTCAAGGTGGGGGGTAACACACACAAACACATCCAAGCCATAACGATAAATCAAACTATGCGCCGCACAACTATGGCTTAGTCTCCCCGCGATCGCCTTAATTGTTTCGTCACCAACTTTGTCACCATAGGCTTGAGTAATTTGTTCAAAACCATCAATATCAATAATCAAAATACTCAGAAAGCCATAGCCTTTGTATTTGCCATAGCCTTTGAATTGGCGCATTATTTTAGGAATTATGTCCGCAAAAGTGCGCTCATTGAGAACATTCGTTAAGGGATCGGATAAGGCAAGCGTATCTAGCAAATCATTTTGAGCTAACAGCCTTTGATTAGTCCATGTCAAAGACTTGATCAGTGCATTGACACGCATTCCTGTGCGGATCCTTGCCTTGAACTCAGGATAATCAATCGGATTATCTAGAAATTCATCTACGCCTGTATCTAGACCTATTTGACGCTGTTGAGAGTTTAAGGCTTCAGTAATTAAGATGAAGTAGGTTGTCATGAGTTCAGGATGGGCAATATTTGCCTTGACTCGATGACACAATGCTAATCCTGAAACATCAGGGATATTCCAATCCGCAAGAACGATCGCAGGCTTTTTTTGTAAAATTATGTCCCAAGCTTTTTCACCACTTGTTTCTACAATGTACTGATATTTTTCTGATGTTAAAATTCTGGAGATCTCAGATAGGAGTTTAAGATCTCCACTAGTGACTAGAATTAACGAATTATGACGATAGTATTTTAATTTGCGAAAATCCAAGGTATTTGCCTCGACATATCTAAACTCTCAAAATTCACCTTGTCGGAACCAAATGTAATTTAAGTAGGCTTGTACCTACCTAATTACATTTGGAAATACTCGCAGCTTGTTTCAATAACCTCGCCAATTTCTAGGCTAGACATTGAAACGGGCTTTGCCCGCTTCAATAAACATACGAAACTTTTATGGCGAAAAATACTATGGATTATTTTTTGCCCCATCCAAATAATCCTCCCTTTTTTTCTGGTGGCTTTTCGGGAGTTTTTGCTGATGTAGCAATATTAACTTGATTGATGTACTTCAGTGCAGTTGGTTCTTTGGGATCGAGTTTAAGGGCTTTTTGGAAACTTGCTTTGGCGATCGCTGCTGCATTTTGATTCATCTGGACTAAACCTTTGAGGGCGTAAACCTTGGCATTGTTGGGATCAAGCTTTTCTGCTGCAATTAACTCTTTAAGCGCTTCAGTCCATTGTTTTTTGCTAATGAATAGCTCAGCCATATTGAGATTCCGCAATGCTGGCGATTGAGCAGGTTTAGGCGCAACACCACTTGCCTGTCCATTGCCATTTTGTCCCATGCTCTGATTTGGGCTGGGAGCAGCAGAGGCTGCACTACTACCCGTTGTAAAGCTAAGGCTAGATTGAGTCATCAAATATACGAGGTTTAGCTCACTGAGGGTTGCTGTATATTCCAAGATGGCATCGAGGTTTTCATATTGCTTTGGCGCAATTTGCTCTACAAACTGTGCATAGGTGATTTCGTGGGGTATGCGATACAGCTTTTGAGCAATTTCCGAACTAAGGGTGAGAGCGCTGTCTTTTTGTTTTTGGCTTTGAGCAAATATTCTCAAGGTGGCTAAATATTCACCGCGATCGCGATCGCTATTTAGTACTTGATAGGCAG from Pseudanabaena sp. Chao 1811 encodes the following:
- a CDS encoding J domain-containing protein — its product is MGKPENFKIDKGLASFGVSDHYAILGLPLTTDAAHIRKKFLKLAKILHPDVFGRTEEEKETATKYFSKMVSPAYQVLNSDRDRGEYLATLRIFAQSQKQKDSALTLSSEIAQKLYRIPHEITYAQFVEQIAPKQYENLDAILEYTATLSELNLVYLMTQSSLSFTTGSSAASAAPSPNQSMGQNGNGQASGVAPKPAQSPALRNLNMAELFISKKQWTEALKELIAAEKLDPNNAKVYALKGLVQMNQNAAAIAKASFQKALKLDPKEPTALKYINQVNIATSAKTPEKPPEKKGGLFGWGKK
- a CDS encoding HAD-IC family P-type ATPase — its product is MSQSTSANMPDLPAIATNTDIGLSEAEVADRKRRGDINVVVMRSSRTYKDIFQENVFTLFNVTFGVVLVLMTALGQFTDAIFSGFSVFMNILVGVAQEIQAKLTLDKLALLSVQKVKVRRDGETKEVPVGELVRDDLIELSPGDRAPVDGAVLISQNVEMDESLLTGESDPVAKQIGDIVLSGSFCLAGSCVFRAEKIGNESYAVKLSQSSRVYKRVFTPLQKKIDVLVEIFILVLIVAAFLHLASSLNSGRSIVDTVRYSSVIINSFVPAGLILSISVAFAIGAVEISKRRTLIQKINAVDSMNSVRILCTDKTGTLTQNKLVVKSIVPLGDTDEDSLRELIALYTNLMGTQNSSAKAMAAFTDKPRSPSQFVSEVPFSSSRKWGAITIDIGTTIMVGAPEILFTSPETQEQAKQYGRQGLRAIAVVSSEDSIDATDKNPALPNNRRDRGIVLLEDSLRPDVIDTIAELQNKNIRLKVISGDSVETVASIARQAGIAVPDDAVFTQKTLEEMDASTFSRSAAYGSVFGRITPDMKRRLISAMVKRGGYVGMVGDGVNDVPAFKEAQLAIAMNDGAQISKDVADIVLLDNNLSALPQAFTAGDEIKQKILSSALLYLTKNIMVILTISFAGFVQLPFPVEPRHMTVLTMAVVGLPTIWIAFGWLKPRRLENFLRDVLGYSSIAGIFGAIAMTTGYVFSYYISGWALLRTPNSTTMIDSDIFQDIAKGQAQCVSTIIGTIFCLLVFWTLTNVSIWKVQTFAKNSTATILGIVSVGLSILLMLLFPTFFQVEVPDQFGWAMIIFLPTASYYLLRMLQSSKLFRHLPRYLSQP
- a CDS encoding GGDEF domain-containing response regulator encodes the protein MDFRKLKYYRHNSLILVTSGDLKLLSEISRILTSEKYQYIVETSGEKAWDIILQKKPAIVLADWNIPDVSGLALCHRVKANIAHPELMTTYFILITEALNSQQRQIGLDTGVDEFLDNPIDYPEFKARIRTGMRVNALIKSLTWTNQRLLAQNDLLDTLALSDPLTNVLNERTFADIIPKIMRQFKGYGKYKGYGFLSILIIDIDGFEQITQAYGDKVGDETIKAIAGRLSHSCAAHSLIYRYGLDVFVCVTPHLEANNGLQLANDLLTSIRSHPISVSSGLLFPLTISIGGVVQYLGDQKIPTASSDEYEVSFNELVSLSQQSLEQAQKSGGNRVYIEEITK
- the thiS gene encoding sulfur carrier protein ThiS; the protein is MITLQVNGDDRTCEPNLTMIELLKYLGLNPRLVAVEYNGEILHRQLWENTIIQNRDRLEIVTIVGGG